The Psychrobacter sp. LV10R520-6 genome includes a region encoding these proteins:
- the nqrE gene encoding NADH:ubiquinone reductase (Na(+)-transporting) subunit E: MGHYVSLFITSVFIENMALAYFLGMCTFLAVSKKVSTAIGLGVAVIFVMALTVPLNNLLFQFILKDGALAWAGFPDIDLSFLGLLSYIGLIAAVVQILEMFLDKFVPSLYNALGVFLPLITVNCAILGGVLFMVERDYNFGESVVYGFGAGFGWALAITVLAGIREKLKYSDIPAPLRGLGITFITVGLMSLGFMSFGGMSI, from the coding sequence ATGGGACATTATGTTAGTTTATTTATAACCTCAGTCTTTATCGAAAATATGGCACTGGCCTATTTCTTAGGCATGTGTACCTTTTTAGCGGTATCGAAAAAAGTTTCAACGGCTATTGGTCTTGGGGTCGCAGTGATCTTTGTTATGGCACTCACTGTACCATTGAACAATTTGTTATTTCAGTTCATTCTAAAAGATGGCGCGCTAGCATGGGCAGGTTTTCCTGATATCGATCTCAGCTTTTTAGGCTTGCTCAGTTATATCGGTCTTATTGCTGCTGTGGTGCAGATTTTAGAGATGTTCCTAGATAAGTTTGTCCCAAGTTTGTATAACGCGCTTGGCGTATTCTTACCACTAATAACCGTTAACTGTGCCATCTTAGGTGGTGTACTATTTATGGTTGAGCGTGACTATAACTTTGGTGAGTCTGTGGTATATGGCTTTGGCGCAGGCTTTGGTTGGGCACTTGCCATCACGGTATTGGCCGGTATCCGTGAAAAGCTCAAATACTCAGACATCCCAGCCCCGCTACGTGGTTTGGGTATTACCTTTATTACGGTTGGTCTCATGTCACTTGGCTTTATGTCGTTCGGTGGTATGTCAATTTAG
- the nqrF gene encoding NADH:ubiquinone reductase (Na(+)-transporting) subunit F has product MDYATAIGGVAMFTLIIMGLVAIILAARSRLVSSGDVTIHINDNPDNDVVTPAGGKLLQTLASEGIFLSSACGGGGTCAQCRCRVIEGGGSILPTEEGYFTQGEIRNHMRLACQVSVKQDMEIEIEPEFFDVQKWECEVISNDNVATFIKELVLKIPDGEEVNFRAGGYVQLEAPPHEVHYKDFDIDEEYREDWEKFGIFDYVSKVDEEVIRAYSMANYPEEKGLIKFNIRIASPPPRGPDGIPPGKMSSWTFSLKPGDKVTVSGPYGEFFAKETEAEMIFVGGGAGMAPMRSHIFDQLKRLNTDRKISFWYGARSIREMFYVEDYDQLQENFSNFQWHVALSDPLPEDNWDGYTGFIHNVLLEEYLKDHPNPEDCEYYMCGPPMMNAAVIGMLHSLGVEDENIALDDFGG; this is encoded by the coding sequence ATGGATTATGCTACAGCGATTGGTGGCGTTGCTATGTTTACCTTGATCATCATGGGCCTCGTCGCTATTATTTTGGCGGCGCGCTCAAGACTGGTCAGTTCAGGCGATGTTACCATTCATATCAATGATAACCCCGACAATGACGTGGTGACGCCAGCAGGCGGTAAACTACTACAAACCCTTGCTAGTGAAGGTATATTTTTATCTTCAGCCTGTGGTGGTGGTGGTACGTGTGCCCAGTGTCGCTGCCGTGTTATTGAAGGTGGGGGTTCTATTTTACCCACCGAAGAAGGCTATTTTACCCAAGGTGAAATTCGCAATCATATGCGCCTTGCGTGTCAGGTCTCTGTCAAGCAGGACATGGAAATTGAGATTGAACCTGAATTCTTTGATGTACAAAAATGGGAATGTGAGGTTATCTCTAATGATAACGTCGCCACCTTTATTAAAGAATTGGTACTCAAAATTCCAGATGGTGAAGAAGTCAACTTCCGCGCGGGTGGTTACGTACAGCTGGAAGCGCCACCACATGAAGTGCATTATAAAGACTTTGATATTGATGAAGAATACCGAGAAGATTGGGAAAAGTTTGGCATTTTTGATTATGTCTCAAAAGTTGATGAGGAGGTCATACGTGCCTACTCAATGGCCAACTATCCAGAAGAAAAAGGCTTAATTAAGTTTAATATTCGTATTGCTTCTCCGCCGCCACGTGGCCCTGACGGTATTCCACCGGGTAAAATGTCTTCGTGGACCTTTAGCTTAAAGCCAGGCGATAAAGTCACCGTATCTGGCCCTTATGGTGAGTTCTTCGCCAAAGAAACCGAAGCTGAAATGATCTTTGTCGGTGGTGGTGCTGGTATGGCACCGATGCGCTCACATATCTTTGATCAGCTTAAACGCTTAAACACGGATCGTAAAATCAGCTTTTGGTATGGTGCCCGTTCTATTCGCGAGATGTTCTATGTTGAGGACTATGACCAACTGCAAGAAAACTTTTCTAACTTCCAGTGGCATGTGGCCTTGTCAGATCCATTACCAGAAGACAATTGGGATGGCTATACGGGCTTTATCCATAATGTCTTGTTAGAAGAGTATCTTAAAGACCATCCAAACCCAGAAGACTGTGAATATTACATGTGCGGACCCCCAATGATGAACGCGGCGGTAATCGGTATGTTACACAGCTTAGGCGTGGAAGACGAAAATATCGCGCTTGATGACTTTGGTGGTTAA
- a CDS encoding SDR family NAD(P)-dependent oxidoreductase, translating to MKAKFKDLTIWITGASSGIGEALSVEFAKRGARIILSGRNSEKLEAVKNQCKQSNKHIVVPFDISDADQAKEAYRSVKTQTGKIDWLINNAGVSQRSLIMETTEEVERQLMEIDYFAQTRLTRLVLPDMIAQGQGKVVMVSSIAGMIGTQYRGGYGAAKAAIHMWVDSLRAELHDQGIEVANIFPGFIQTNVSINALTGDGTAQGTMDDATNKGLTAKTFAKQVSKALIKGEEYIIVAGRKEKLAMRINRVSPPKLYKLIRRSQVK from the coding sequence ATGAAAGCAAAATTTAAAGACCTAACCATTTGGATAACCGGTGCCTCCAGCGGTATTGGTGAAGCTCTGTCCGTTGAGTTTGCCAAACGAGGTGCCAGAATTATTTTGAGTGGCCGTAATAGTGAAAAACTAGAAGCGGTTAAAAATCAGTGCAAACAATCAAACAAACATATAGTTGTGCCTTTTGATATTAGTGATGCCGACCAAGCAAAAGAGGCTTATCGCTCTGTGAAAACGCAAACAGGAAAAATCGATTGGCTCATTAATAATGCTGGCGTCAGTCAACGCTCGTTAATCATGGAAACCACCGAGGAAGTTGAGCGCCAATTAATGGAGATCGATTACTTTGCGCAAACTCGTCTGACAAGGTTGGTATTGCCAGATATGATTGCTCAAGGACAGGGCAAAGTGGTGATGGTATCCAGTATAGCCGGCATGATCGGTACCCAATACCGTGGAGGATATGGGGCAGCCAAAGCCGCTATCCACATGTGGGTAGACAGTTTACGTGCTGAATTACACGATCAAGGGATAGAGGTGGCAAATATATTCCCAGGGTTTATCCAAACCAATGTATCCATCAATGCCTTAACGGGAGATGGTACGGCACAAGGCACTATGGATGACGCTACCAATAAAGGCTTAACCGCTAAGACCTTTGCTAAGCAAGTCAGCAAAGCATTAATTAAAGGTGAAGAATATATTATTGTCGCGGGTAGAAAAGAAAAGCTAGCTATGAGAATTAATCGAGTTTCGCCGCCAAAGCTTTATAAACTGATTCGCCGCTCTCAAGTCAAATAA
- a CDS encoding FAD:protein FMN transferase: protein MTNLTKFSHDNTLSSTTNHTSSNKTIFAAIGAACLLSLSACQQPPDYNYLSGETMGTSYHISYQLPEDADEAAIQVAIDERLQQINDSMSTYQADSTISKFNQLGKDTPITIDADFSHVLSVSRQVYEQSDGAFDPTVMPLVDTWGFGSTMTVERLQSPPSTAEIAQALALVDFEGVVQNDKLIHKTKDGIGLDFSAVAKGYGVDVIANVLKDRYQIRNYMVEIGGEVATSGVSGQQQPWQIAIDAPIEGSTVSARQTIAAIRQPMNNGNQMHLATSGNYRNSVVFAGKHYSHTIDPTTGKPIIGGAPSVTVAADSVAVADAWATALTAMPYAKALATAKQQKLAALFVILADDVKLDAPADDLEDWIIIQTPAMQDLRADKKPSV from the coding sequence ATGACAAATTTAACGAAGTTCTCGCACGATAATACGCTTAGTAGCACAACCAATCACACAAGCAGTAATAAAACCATTTTTGCTGCTATTGGTGCTGCTTGTCTTTTGAGCCTTAGCGCTTGCCAGCAGCCTCCTGATTACAATTACCTGAGTGGCGAGACTATGGGCACCAGCTACCATATTAGTTATCAGTTGCCAGAAGACGCTGACGAGGCCGCTATCCAAGTAGCGATAGATGAGCGCTTACAACAAATTAATGACAGTATGTCGACTTATCAGGCTGATTCGACCATCTCGAAATTTAATCAGTTAGGAAAAGATACGCCGATCACTATTGATGCTGACTTTAGTCACGTACTGAGTGTCTCTCGGCAAGTTTATGAGCAATCAGATGGTGCATTTGATCCAACTGTTATGCCCTTGGTTGATACTTGGGGCTTTGGTAGCACCATGACGGTTGAACGTTTACAAAGTCCGCCAAGCACTGCTGAAATAGCTCAAGCGCTTGCCTTAGTAGATTTTGAAGGCGTGGTACAAAACGATAAACTCATCCATAAAACCAAAGACGGCATCGGGCTTGATTTTTCGGCAGTCGCCAAAGGTTATGGCGTAGATGTCATTGCAAATGTGCTCAAAGATCGCTACCAGATTCGTAATTATATGGTGGAGATTGGTGGTGAGGTAGCAACATCAGGGGTTAGCGGTCAGCAACAGCCTTGGCAAATAGCCATTGATGCTCCCATTGAGGGCAGTACCGTTAGCGCGCGCCAAACGATCGCCGCTATTCGTCAACCTATGAATAATGGCAATCAGATGCATCTGGCAACCTCTGGCAACTATCGCAACTCTGTTGTGTTCGCAGGTAAGCATTATAGCCATACTATTGATCCTACTACTGGCAAGCCCATCATCGGCGGTGCTCCCTCGGTAACGGTTGCGGCAGATTCAGTGGCAGTCGCTGATGCTTGGGCAACGGCATTGACCGCCATGCCTTATGCCAAAGCTTTAGCGACCGCTAAACAGCAAAAACTGGCGGCGCTGTTTGTCATATTGGCTGATGATGTCAAGCTAGATGCACCTGCTGACGATTTAGAGGACTGGATAATCATCCAGACCCCTGCGATGCAAGACCTACGGGCGGATAAGAAGCCTTCAGTGTAG
- the nqrM gene encoding (Na+)-NQR maturation NqrM, producing MFSQLLPMLAITFTVFVLFFIFMGIGYMFKKQPLRGSCGGVAKLMGNEKCSYCGDDPNKCESTVADQQIDAIKAAQLGKPAL from the coding sequence ATGTTTAGCCAATTACTTCCCATGCTTGCCATTACCTTTACCGTATTCGTGCTATTTTTTATCTTTATGGGTATTGGTTATATGTTCAAAAAACAACCGCTTAGAGGCTCTTGCGGTGGTGTTGCCAAACTAATGGGCAACGAAAAATGCTCTTATTGTGGCGATGACCCCAACAAGTGTGAGTCTACAGTTGCTGATCAGCAGATAGATGCTATTAAAGCAGCTCAATTGGGCAAACCTGCACTATAG